One Lutra lutra chromosome 18, mLutLut1.2, whole genome shotgun sequence genomic window carries:
- the FBXL19 gene encoding F-box/LRR-repeat protein 19 isoform X4: protein MAAGRQQMDCDSRQPSALLTPPMSSSSRGPGAGARRRRTRCRRCRACVRTECGDCHFCRDMKKFGGPGRMKQSCLLRQCTAPVLPHTAVCLLCGEAGKEDTVEGEEEKFGLSLMECTICNEIVHPGCLKMGKAEGVINAEIPNCWECPRCTQEGRTSKLPSPQDSGEGPGRRRADNGEEGASLGSGWKLTEEPPLPPPPPRRKGPLPAGPPPEDVPGPPKRKEREAGNEPPTPRKKVKGGRERHLKKKPKPPLASAEGPAVPSPSPQREKLERFKRMCQLLERVPDTSSSSSDSDSDSDSSGTSLSEDEAPGEARNGRRPARGSSGEKENRGGRRAVRPGSGGPLLSWPLGPAPPPRPPQLERHVVRPPPRSPEPDTLPLAAGSDHPLPRAAWLRVFQHLGPRELCVCMRVCRTWSRWCYDKRLWPRMDLSRRKSLTPPMLSGVVRRQPRALDLSWTGVSKKQLMWLLNRLQGLQELVLSGCSWLSVSALGSAPLPALRLLDLRWIEDVKDSQLRELLLPPPDTKPGQTESRGRLQGVAELRLAGLELTDASLRLLLRHAPQLSALDLSHCAHVGDPSVHLLTAPTSPLRETLVHLNLAGCHRLTDHCLPLFRRCPRLRRLDLRSCRQLSPEACARLAAAGPPGPFRCPEEKLLLKDS, encoded by the exons ATGGCAGCGGGAAGGCAGCAGATGGACTGCGACTCCCGTCAG CCCTCGGCGTTGCTGACGCCCCCAATGTCGTCGAGcagccgggggccgggggccggagCGCGCCGACGCCGAAcccgctgccgccgctgccggGCCTGTGTGCGAACTGAGTGCGGGGACTGCCACTTCTGCCGAGACATGAAGAAGTTCGGGGGGCCCGGGCGCATGAAGCAGTCGTGCCTGCTCCGGCAGTGCACTGCC CCCGTGCTCCCACACACAGCTGTGTGCCTCTTGtgtggggaggctgggaaggaggacacagtagagggagaggaagaaaaatttggTTTGAGCCTCATGGAGTGTACAATCTGCAATGAGATCGTCCACCCTGGCTGCCTGAAG ATGGGGAAGGCTGAGGGTGTCATCAATGCGGAGATCCCTAACTGCTGGGAGTGCCCTCGATGCACCCAGGAAGGCCGGACCAGCAAG CTTCCATCTCCCCAGGATTCAGGTGAGGGACCAGGCCGCCGCAGGGCTGACAACGGCGAGGAGGGCGCCAGCCTGGGGAGTGGATGGAAGCTGACGGAGGAGCCGCCGcttccaccacccccacccaggcGCAAGGGCCCCTTACCTGCTGGGCCCCCCCCAGAGGACGTGCCTGGGCCccccaaaagaaaggagagggaggcagggaatgagccccccaccccaaggaaaAAG GTGAAAGGAGGCCGAGAGAGGCACCTGAAGAAG AAACCAAAGCCGCCTTTGGCCTCTGCCGAGGGCCCGGCCGTGCCGTCCCCGTcgccacagagggagaagctcgaGCGTTTCAAGCGTATGTGCCAGCTGCTGGAGCGGGTGCCCGACACCTCCTCGTCCTCCTCGGACTCGGATTCCGACTCGGACTCTTCGGGCACATCGCTGAGTGAGGATGAGGCCCCTGGCGAGGCCCGGAATGGGCGACGGCCAGCCCGGGGCAGCTCGGGCGAGAAGGAGAACCGCGGGGGGCGGCGGGCTGTGCGCCCTGGCAGTGGGGGGCCCCTCCTCAGCTGGCCCCtgggccccgccccgccgccccggccCCCACAGCTGGAGAGGCACGTGGTACGGCCCCCACCTCGAAGCCCTGAGCCCGACACACTGCCTTTGGCTGCTGGATCcgaccaccccctgccccgcgCCGCCTGGCTTCGTGTCTTCCAGCACCTCGGGCCCCGAGAGCTGTGCGTTTGCATGCGAGTCTGCCGGACTTGGAGCCGCTG GTGCTATGACAAGCGTCTGTGGCCTCGAATGGATCTGAGCCGGCGAAAGTCACTGACCCCACCCATGCTCAGTGGTGTGGTTCGTCGCCAGCCCCGAGCCCTGGACCTCAGCTGGACAGGTGTCTCCAAGAAGCAGCTCATGTGGCTTCTGAATCGTCTGCAAG GCCTGCAGGAGCTGGTGCTCTCCGGCTGCTCctggctctctgtctctgccctgggctcagcccCACTGCCGGCGCTGCGGCTCCTGGATCTTCGCTGGATTGAGGATGTTAAAGACTCCCAGCTCCGCGAGCTGCTCTTGCCTCCACCAGACACCAAACCAG GGCAAACGGAGAGCCGTGGACGGCTGCAGGGGGTAGCAGAGCTGCGCCTGGCAGGCCTGGAGCTGACAGATGCCTCCCTGCGGCTCCTGCTGCGCCATGCGCCCCAGCTGAGTGCCCTGGACCTGAGCCACTGCGCCCACGTCGGGGACCCCAGCGTCCACCTCCTCACAGCTCCCACTTCCCCGCTCCGCGAGACCTTGGTGCACCTCAATCTTGCCG
- the FBXL19 gene encoding F-box/LRR-repeat protein 19 isoform X6, translating to MAAGRQQMDCDSRQPSALLTPPMSSSSRGPGAGARRRRTRCRRCRACVRTECGDCHFCRDMKKFGGPGRMKQSCLLRQCTAPVLPHTAVCLLCGEAGKEDTVEGEEEKFGLSLMECTICNEIVHPGCLKMGKAEGVINAEIPNCWECPRCTQEGRTSKLPSPQDSGEGPGRRRADNGEEGASLGSGWKLTEEPPLPPPPPRRKGPLPAGPPPEDVPGPPKRKEREAGNEPPTPRKKKPKPPLASAEGPAVPSPSPQREKLERFKRMCQLLERVPDTSSSSSDSDSDSDSSGTSLSEDEAPGEARNGRRPARGSSGEKENRGGRRAVRPGSGGPLLSWPLGPAPPPRPPQLERHVVRPPPRSPEPDTLPLAAGSDHPLPRAAWLRVFQHLGPRELCVCMRVCRTWSRWCYDKRLWPRMDLSRRKSLTPPMLSGVVRRQPRALDLSWTGVSKKQLMWLLNRLQGLQELVLSGCSWLSVSALGSAPLPALRLLDLRWIEDVKDSQLRELLLPPPDTKPGQTESRGRLQGVAELRLAGLELTDASLRLLLRHAPQLSALDLSHCAHVGDPSVHLLTAPTSPLRETLVHLNLAGCHRLTDHCLPLFRRCPRLRRLDLRSCRQLSPEACARLAAAGPPGPFRCPEEKLLLKDS from the exons ATGGCAGCGGGAAGGCAGCAGATGGACTGCGACTCCCGTCAG CCCTCGGCGTTGCTGACGCCCCCAATGTCGTCGAGcagccgggggccgggggccggagCGCGCCGACGCCGAAcccgctgccgccgctgccggGCCTGTGTGCGAACTGAGTGCGGGGACTGCCACTTCTGCCGAGACATGAAGAAGTTCGGGGGGCCCGGGCGCATGAAGCAGTCGTGCCTGCTCCGGCAGTGCACTGCC CCCGTGCTCCCACACACAGCTGTGTGCCTCTTGtgtggggaggctgggaaggaggacacagtagagggagaggaagaaaaatttggTTTGAGCCTCATGGAGTGTACAATCTGCAATGAGATCGTCCACCCTGGCTGCCTGAAG ATGGGGAAGGCTGAGGGTGTCATCAATGCGGAGATCCCTAACTGCTGGGAGTGCCCTCGATGCACCCAGGAAGGCCGGACCAGCAAG CTTCCATCTCCCCAGGATTCAGGTGAGGGACCAGGCCGCCGCAGGGCTGACAACGGCGAGGAGGGCGCCAGCCTGGGGAGTGGATGGAAGCTGACGGAGGAGCCGCCGcttccaccacccccacccaggcGCAAGGGCCCCTTACCTGCTGGGCCCCCCCCAGAGGACGTGCCTGGGCCccccaaaagaaaggagagggaggcagggaatgagccccccaccccaaggaaaAAG AAACCAAAGCCGCCTTTGGCCTCTGCCGAGGGCCCGGCCGTGCCGTCCCCGTcgccacagagggagaagctcgaGCGTTTCAAGCGTATGTGCCAGCTGCTGGAGCGGGTGCCCGACACCTCCTCGTCCTCCTCGGACTCGGATTCCGACTCGGACTCTTCGGGCACATCGCTGAGTGAGGATGAGGCCCCTGGCGAGGCCCGGAATGGGCGACGGCCAGCCCGGGGCAGCTCGGGCGAGAAGGAGAACCGCGGGGGGCGGCGGGCTGTGCGCCCTGGCAGTGGGGGGCCCCTCCTCAGCTGGCCCCtgggccccgccccgccgccccggccCCCACAGCTGGAGAGGCACGTGGTACGGCCCCCACCTCGAAGCCCTGAGCCCGACACACTGCCTTTGGCTGCTGGATCcgaccaccccctgccccgcgCCGCCTGGCTTCGTGTCTTCCAGCACCTCGGGCCCCGAGAGCTGTGCGTTTGCATGCGAGTCTGCCGGACTTGGAGCCGCTG GTGCTATGACAAGCGTCTGTGGCCTCGAATGGATCTGAGCCGGCGAAAGTCACTGACCCCACCCATGCTCAGTGGTGTGGTTCGTCGCCAGCCCCGAGCCCTGGACCTCAGCTGGACAGGTGTCTCCAAGAAGCAGCTCATGTGGCTTCTGAATCGTCTGCAAG GCCTGCAGGAGCTGGTGCTCTCCGGCTGCTCctggctctctgtctctgccctgggctcagcccCACTGCCGGCGCTGCGGCTCCTGGATCTTCGCTGGATTGAGGATGTTAAAGACTCCCAGCTCCGCGAGCTGCTCTTGCCTCCACCAGACACCAAACCAG GGCAAACGGAGAGCCGTGGACGGCTGCAGGGGGTAGCAGAGCTGCGCCTGGCAGGCCTGGAGCTGACAGATGCCTCCCTGCGGCTCCTGCTGCGCCATGCGCCCCAGCTGAGTGCCCTGGACCTGAGCCACTGCGCCCACGTCGGGGACCCCAGCGTCCACCTCCTCACAGCTCCCACTTCCCCGCTCCGCGAGACCTTGGTGCACCTCAATCTTGCCG
- the FBXL19 gene encoding F-box/LRR-repeat protein 19 isoform X2, with translation MAAGRQQMDCDSRQPSALLTPPMSSSSRGPGAGARRRRTRCRRCRACVRTECGDCHFCRDMKKFGGPGRMKQSCLLRQCTAPVLPHTAVCLLCGEAGKEDTVEGEEEKFGLSLMECTICNEIVHPGCLKMGKAEGVINAEIPNCWECPRCTQEGRTSKDSGEGPGRRRADNGEEGASLGSGWKLTEEPPLPPPPPRRKGPLPAGPPPEDVPGPPKRKEREAGNEPPTPRKKVKGGRERHLKKVGGDACLLRGSDPGGPGLLPPRVLNPSQAFSSCHPGLPPENWEKPKPPLASAEGPAVPSPSPQREKLERFKRMCQLLERVPDTSSSSSDSDSDSDSSGTSLSEDEAPGEARNGRRPARGSSGEKENRGGRRAVRPGSGGPLLSWPLGPAPPPRPPQLERHVVRPPPRSPEPDTLPLAAGSDHPLPRAAWLRVFQHLGPRELCVCMRVCRTWSRWCYDKRLWPRMDLSRRKSLTPPMLSGVVRRQPRALDLSWTGVSKKQLMWLLNRLQGLQELVLSGCSWLSVSALGSAPLPALRLLDLRWIEDVKDSQLRELLLPPPDTKPGQTESRGRLQGVAELRLAGLELTDASLRLLLRHAPQLSALDLSHCAHVGDPSVHLLTAPTSPLRETLVHLNLAGCHRLTDHCLPLFRRCPRLRRLDLRSCRQLSPEACARLAAAGPPGPFRCPEEKLLLKDS, from the exons ATGGCAGCGGGAAGGCAGCAGATGGACTGCGACTCCCGTCAG CCCTCGGCGTTGCTGACGCCCCCAATGTCGTCGAGcagccgggggccgggggccggagCGCGCCGACGCCGAAcccgctgccgccgctgccggGCCTGTGTGCGAACTGAGTGCGGGGACTGCCACTTCTGCCGAGACATGAAGAAGTTCGGGGGGCCCGGGCGCATGAAGCAGTCGTGCCTGCTCCGGCAGTGCACTGCC CCCGTGCTCCCACACACAGCTGTGTGCCTCTTGtgtggggaggctgggaaggaggacacagtagagggagaggaagaaaaatttggTTTGAGCCTCATGGAGTGTACAATCTGCAATGAGATCGTCCACCCTGGCTGCCTGAAG ATGGGGAAGGCTGAGGGTGTCATCAATGCGGAGATCCCTAACTGCTGGGAGTGCCCTCGATGCACCCAGGAAGGCCGGACCAGCAAG GATTCAGGTGAGGGACCAGGCCGCCGCAGGGCTGACAACGGCGAGGAGGGCGCCAGCCTGGGGAGTGGATGGAAGCTGACGGAGGAGCCGCCGcttccaccacccccacccaggcGCAAGGGCCCCTTACCTGCTGGGCCCCCCCCAGAGGACGTGCCTGGGCCccccaaaagaaaggagagggaggcagggaatgagccccccaccccaaggaaaAAG GTGAAAGGAGGCCGAGAGAGGCACCTGAAGAAGGTGGGTGGAGACGCCTGCCTCCTCCGAGGATCGGACCCAGGCGGCCCTGGCCTTCTGCCCCCCAGGGTTCTGAATCCAAGCCAGGCTTTCTCGTCCTGCCACCCTGGGCTCCCTCCCGAGAACTGGGAG AAACCAAAGCCGCCTTTGGCCTCTGCCGAGGGCCCGGCCGTGCCGTCCCCGTcgccacagagggagaagctcgaGCGTTTCAAGCGTATGTGCCAGCTGCTGGAGCGGGTGCCCGACACCTCCTCGTCCTCCTCGGACTCGGATTCCGACTCGGACTCTTCGGGCACATCGCTGAGTGAGGATGAGGCCCCTGGCGAGGCCCGGAATGGGCGACGGCCAGCCCGGGGCAGCTCGGGCGAGAAGGAGAACCGCGGGGGGCGGCGGGCTGTGCGCCCTGGCAGTGGGGGGCCCCTCCTCAGCTGGCCCCtgggccccgccccgccgccccggccCCCACAGCTGGAGAGGCACGTGGTACGGCCCCCACCTCGAAGCCCTGAGCCCGACACACTGCCTTTGGCTGCTGGATCcgaccaccccctgccccgcgCCGCCTGGCTTCGTGTCTTCCAGCACCTCGGGCCCCGAGAGCTGTGCGTTTGCATGCGAGTCTGCCGGACTTGGAGCCGCTG GTGCTATGACAAGCGTCTGTGGCCTCGAATGGATCTGAGCCGGCGAAAGTCACTGACCCCACCCATGCTCAGTGGTGTGGTTCGTCGCCAGCCCCGAGCCCTGGACCTCAGCTGGACAGGTGTCTCCAAGAAGCAGCTCATGTGGCTTCTGAATCGTCTGCAAG GCCTGCAGGAGCTGGTGCTCTCCGGCTGCTCctggctctctgtctctgccctgggctcagcccCACTGCCGGCGCTGCGGCTCCTGGATCTTCGCTGGATTGAGGATGTTAAAGACTCCCAGCTCCGCGAGCTGCTCTTGCCTCCACCAGACACCAAACCAG GGCAAACGGAGAGCCGTGGACGGCTGCAGGGGGTAGCAGAGCTGCGCCTGGCAGGCCTGGAGCTGACAGATGCCTCCCTGCGGCTCCTGCTGCGCCATGCGCCCCAGCTGAGTGCCCTGGACCTGAGCCACTGCGCCCACGTCGGGGACCCCAGCGTCCACCTCCTCACAGCTCCCACTTCCCCGCTCCGCGAGACCTTGGTGCACCTCAATCTTGCCG
- the FBXL19 gene encoding F-box/LRR-repeat protein 19 isoform X1 produces MAAGRQQMDCDSRQPSALLTPPMSSSSRGPGAGARRRRTRCRRCRACVRTECGDCHFCRDMKKFGGPGRMKQSCLLRQCTAPVLPHTAVCLLCGEAGKEDTVEGEEEKFGLSLMECTICNEIVHPGCLKMGKAEGVINAEIPNCWECPRCTQEGRTSKLPSPQDSGEGPGRRRADNGEEGASLGSGWKLTEEPPLPPPPPRRKGPLPAGPPPEDVPGPPKRKEREAGNEPPTPRKKVKGGRERHLKKVGGDACLLRGSDPGGPGLLPPRVLNPSQAFSSCHPGLPPENWEKPKPPLASAEGPAVPSPSPQREKLERFKRMCQLLERVPDTSSSSSDSDSDSDSSGTSLSEDEAPGEARNGRRPARGSSGEKENRGGRRAVRPGSGGPLLSWPLGPAPPPRPPQLERHVVRPPPRSPEPDTLPLAAGSDHPLPRAAWLRVFQHLGPRELCVCMRVCRTWSRWCYDKRLWPRMDLSRRKSLTPPMLSGVVRRQPRALDLSWTGVSKKQLMWLLNRLQGLQELVLSGCSWLSVSALGSAPLPALRLLDLRWIEDVKDSQLRELLLPPPDTKPGQTESRGRLQGVAELRLAGLELTDASLRLLLRHAPQLSALDLSHCAHVGDPSVHLLTAPTSPLRETLVHLNLAGCHRLTDHCLPLFRRCPRLRRLDLRSCRQLSPEACARLAAAGPPGPFRCPEEKLLLKDS; encoded by the exons ATGGCAGCGGGAAGGCAGCAGATGGACTGCGACTCCCGTCAG CCCTCGGCGTTGCTGACGCCCCCAATGTCGTCGAGcagccgggggccgggggccggagCGCGCCGACGCCGAAcccgctgccgccgctgccggGCCTGTGTGCGAACTGAGTGCGGGGACTGCCACTTCTGCCGAGACATGAAGAAGTTCGGGGGGCCCGGGCGCATGAAGCAGTCGTGCCTGCTCCGGCAGTGCACTGCC CCCGTGCTCCCACACACAGCTGTGTGCCTCTTGtgtggggaggctgggaaggaggacacagtagagggagaggaagaaaaatttggTTTGAGCCTCATGGAGTGTACAATCTGCAATGAGATCGTCCACCCTGGCTGCCTGAAG ATGGGGAAGGCTGAGGGTGTCATCAATGCGGAGATCCCTAACTGCTGGGAGTGCCCTCGATGCACCCAGGAAGGCCGGACCAGCAAG CTTCCATCTCCCCAGGATTCAGGTGAGGGACCAGGCCGCCGCAGGGCTGACAACGGCGAGGAGGGCGCCAGCCTGGGGAGTGGATGGAAGCTGACGGAGGAGCCGCCGcttccaccacccccacccaggcGCAAGGGCCCCTTACCTGCTGGGCCCCCCCCAGAGGACGTGCCTGGGCCccccaaaagaaaggagagggaggcagggaatgagccccccaccccaaggaaaAAG GTGAAAGGAGGCCGAGAGAGGCACCTGAAGAAGGTGGGTGGAGACGCCTGCCTCCTCCGAGGATCGGACCCAGGCGGCCCTGGCCTTCTGCCCCCCAGGGTTCTGAATCCAAGCCAGGCTTTCTCGTCCTGCCACCCTGGGCTCCCTCCCGAGAACTGGGAG AAACCAAAGCCGCCTTTGGCCTCTGCCGAGGGCCCGGCCGTGCCGTCCCCGTcgccacagagggagaagctcgaGCGTTTCAAGCGTATGTGCCAGCTGCTGGAGCGGGTGCCCGACACCTCCTCGTCCTCCTCGGACTCGGATTCCGACTCGGACTCTTCGGGCACATCGCTGAGTGAGGATGAGGCCCCTGGCGAGGCCCGGAATGGGCGACGGCCAGCCCGGGGCAGCTCGGGCGAGAAGGAGAACCGCGGGGGGCGGCGGGCTGTGCGCCCTGGCAGTGGGGGGCCCCTCCTCAGCTGGCCCCtgggccccgccccgccgccccggccCCCACAGCTGGAGAGGCACGTGGTACGGCCCCCACCTCGAAGCCCTGAGCCCGACACACTGCCTTTGGCTGCTGGATCcgaccaccccctgccccgcgCCGCCTGGCTTCGTGTCTTCCAGCACCTCGGGCCCCGAGAGCTGTGCGTTTGCATGCGAGTCTGCCGGACTTGGAGCCGCTG GTGCTATGACAAGCGTCTGTGGCCTCGAATGGATCTGAGCCGGCGAAAGTCACTGACCCCACCCATGCTCAGTGGTGTGGTTCGTCGCCAGCCCCGAGCCCTGGACCTCAGCTGGACAGGTGTCTCCAAGAAGCAGCTCATGTGGCTTCTGAATCGTCTGCAAG GCCTGCAGGAGCTGGTGCTCTCCGGCTGCTCctggctctctgtctctgccctgggctcagcccCACTGCCGGCGCTGCGGCTCCTGGATCTTCGCTGGATTGAGGATGTTAAAGACTCCCAGCTCCGCGAGCTGCTCTTGCCTCCACCAGACACCAAACCAG GGCAAACGGAGAGCCGTGGACGGCTGCAGGGGGTAGCAGAGCTGCGCCTGGCAGGCCTGGAGCTGACAGATGCCTCCCTGCGGCTCCTGCTGCGCCATGCGCCCCAGCTGAGTGCCCTGGACCTGAGCCACTGCGCCCACGTCGGGGACCCCAGCGTCCACCTCCTCACAGCTCCCACTTCCCCGCTCCGCGAGACCTTGGTGCACCTCAATCTTGCCG
- the FBXL19 gene encoding F-box/LRR-repeat protein 19 isoform X5 translates to MAAGRQQMDCDSRQPSALLTPPMSSSSRGPGAGARRRRTRCRRCRACVRTECGDCHFCRDMKKFGGPGRMKQSCLLRQCTAPVLPHTAVCLLCGEAGKEDTVEGEEEKFGLSLMECTICNEIVHPGCLKMGKAEGVINAEIPNCWECPRCTQEGRTSKDSGEGPGRRRADNGEEGASLGSGWKLTEEPPLPPPPPRRKGPLPAGPPPEDVPGPPKRKEREAGNEPPTPRKKVKGGRERHLKKKPKPPLASAEGPAVPSPSPQREKLERFKRMCQLLERVPDTSSSSSDSDSDSDSSGTSLSEDEAPGEARNGRRPARGSSGEKENRGGRRAVRPGSGGPLLSWPLGPAPPPRPPQLERHVVRPPPRSPEPDTLPLAAGSDHPLPRAAWLRVFQHLGPRELCVCMRVCRTWSRWCYDKRLWPRMDLSRRKSLTPPMLSGVVRRQPRALDLSWTGVSKKQLMWLLNRLQGLQELVLSGCSWLSVSALGSAPLPALRLLDLRWIEDVKDSQLRELLLPPPDTKPGQTESRGRLQGVAELRLAGLELTDASLRLLLRHAPQLSALDLSHCAHVGDPSVHLLTAPTSPLRETLVHLNLAGCHRLTDHCLPLFRRCPRLRRLDLRSCRQLSPEACARLAAAGPPGPFRCPEEKLLLKDS, encoded by the exons ATGGCAGCGGGAAGGCAGCAGATGGACTGCGACTCCCGTCAG CCCTCGGCGTTGCTGACGCCCCCAATGTCGTCGAGcagccgggggccgggggccggagCGCGCCGACGCCGAAcccgctgccgccgctgccggGCCTGTGTGCGAACTGAGTGCGGGGACTGCCACTTCTGCCGAGACATGAAGAAGTTCGGGGGGCCCGGGCGCATGAAGCAGTCGTGCCTGCTCCGGCAGTGCACTGCC CCCGTGCTCCCACACACAGCTGTGTGCCTCTTGtgtggggaggctgggaaggaggacacagtagagggagaggaagaaaaatttggTTTGAGCCTCATGGAGTGTACAATCTGCAATGAGATCGTCCACCCTGGCTGCCTGAAG ATGGGGAAGGCTGAGGGTGTCATCAATGCGGAGATCCCTAACTGCTGGGAGTGCCCTCGATGCACCCAGGAAGGCCGGACCAGCAAG GATTCAGGTGAGGGACCAGGCCGCCGCAGGGCTGACAACGGCGAGGAGGGCGCCAGCCTGGGGAGTGGATGGAAGCTGACGGAGGAGCCGCCGcttccaccacccccacccaggcGCAAGGGCCCCTTACCTGCTGGGCCCCCCCCAGAGGACGTGCCTGGGCCccccaaaagaaaggagagggaggcagggaatgagccccccaccccaaggaaaAAG GTGAAAGGAGGCCGAGAGAGGCACCTGAAGAAG AAACCAAAGCCGCCTTTGGCCTCTGCCGAGGGCCCGGCCGTGCCGTCCCCGTcgccacagagggagaagctcgaGCGTTTCAAGCGTATGTGCCAGCTGCTGGAGCGGGTGCCCGACACCTCCTCGTCCTCCTCGGACTCGGATTCCGACTCGGACTCTTCGGGCACATCGCTGAGTGAGGATGAGGCCCCTGGCGAGGCCCGGAATGGGCGACGGCCAGCCCGGGGCAGCTCGGGCGAGAAGGAGAACCGCGGGGGGCGGCGGGCTGTGCGCCCTGGCAGTGGGGGGCCCCTCCTCAGCTGGCCCCtgggccccgccccgccgccccggccCCCACAGCTGGAGAGGCACGTGGTACGGCCCCCACCTCGAAGCCCTGAGCCCGACACACTGCCTTTGGCTGCTGGATCcgaccaccccctgccccgcgCCGCCTGGCTTCGTGTCTTCCAGCACCTCGGGCCCCGAGAGCTGTGCGTTTGCATGCGAGTCTGCCGGACTTGGAGCCGCTG GTGCTATGACAAGCGTCTGTGGCCTCGAATGGATCTGAGCCGGCGAAAGTCACTGACCCCACCCATGCTCAGTGGTGTGGTTCGTCGCCAGCCCCGAGCCCTGGACCTCAGCTGGACAGGTGTCTCCAAGAAGCAGCTCATGTGGCTTCTGAATCGTCTGCAAG GCCTGCAGGAGCTGGTGCTCTCCGGCTGCTCctggctctctgtctctgccctgggctcagcccCACTGCCGGCGCTGCGGCTCCTGGATCTTCGCTGGATTGAGGATGTTAAAGACTCCCAGCTCCGCGAGCTGCTCTTGCCTCCACCAGACACCAAACCAG GGCAAACGGAGAGCCGTGGACGGCTGCAGGGGGTAGCAGAGCTGCGCCTGGCAGGCCTGGAGCTGACAGATGCCTCCCTGCGGCTCCTGCTGCGCCATGCGCCCCAGCTGAGTGCCCTGGACCTGAGCCACTGCGCCCACGTCGGGGACCCCAGCGTCCACCTCCTCACAGCTCCCACTTCCCCGCTCCGCGAGACCTTGGTGCACCTCAATCTTGCCG